The following proteins are co-located in the Colletotrichum lupini chromosome 4, complete sequence genome:
- a CDS encoding DHHC zinc finger domain-containing protein, with the protein MDLDCPHSSSSSEIMSRRWARKLERCCCTFATYIPLLFVYGLTTWAVWVDVTIGSLPSKASWLGSASSAGALLLYGLLNWSYTTAVFTSPGSTTNDNGYSTLPTEAPPAATSFTVKSNGELRFCKKCQARKPDRAHHCSTCRRCVLKMDHHCPWLATCIGLKNHKAFLLFLIYTTLFCFYSFFVSGSWVYMEVINNTTYVETLMPINYVILSVIAGIIGIVVGAFTGWHILLASRGQTTIECLEKTRYLSPLKKQMKHQFVAQHNGEGIQLPAYGQQLLDIHANALPGITRPEEGEEYRGGAGSSRPMGATHQSYEEMERERAKKRYEEYLDEQDSEKLPNAFDLGAKRNLLHLFGPKPLLWFVPVCNTTGDGWAWEASPNWLAARERLARERQEQRAREINAGWGTDEPPTFMREAPPTKPDGAGRHYLTSPPPPPPPSNGGSRKTPSKADRVLGRDPNLYADGFQESMPMRKLSPRGRALEDELDDSDLDMEDPAAAEHRALNLVTNGGWGRSGASGLLRKHSPSSPSFRDQPENDDDVD; encoded by the exons ATGGATCTTGATTGTCCacactcctcctcctcctccgaaATCATGTCTCGCCGCTGGGCGCGAAAGCTTGAACGCTGCTGTTGCACTTTCGCGACCTACATCCCTCTGCTCTTCGTCTATGGCTTGACCACCTGGGCCGTCTGGGTGGATGTCACCATCGGGTCCCTGCCTTCTAAAGCTTCGTGGCTCG GATCCGCGTCTTCCGCAGGCGCCCTTCTCCTCTACGGCCTGCTCAACTGGTCCTATACCACCGCCGTCTTCACGAGCCCCGGCAGCACGACAAACGATAATGGCTACAGCACGCTACCGACCGAGGCGCCCCCGGCCGCCACCTCCTTCACCGTGAAGTCCAACGGCGAGCTCCGGTTCTGCAAAAAGTGCCAGGCGAGGAAACCCGATCGCGCCCACCACTGCTCGACCTGCCGCCGCTGCGTCCTGAAAATGGATCACCACTGCCCCTGGCTGGCGACCTGCATCGGCCTGAAGAACCACAAGGCTTTCCTTCTCTTTCTCATCTACACGACGCTCTTCTGCTTCTACAGCTTCTTCGTCTCCGGCAGCTGGGTGTACATGGAGGTCATCAACAACACGACGTACGTCGAGACGCTGATGCCCATCAACTACGTGATCCTCAGCGTCATCGCCGGCATCATCGGCATCGTCGTGGGCGCCTTCACGGGGTGGCACATCTTGCTCGCGAGCAGGGGCCAGACGACAATCGAGTGCCTGGAGAAGACGCGGTACCTCTCGCCGCTGAAGAAGCAGATGAAGCACCAGTTCGTCGCCCAGCACAACGGCGAGGGGATCCAGCTGCCCGCCTACGGCCAGCAGCTCCTCGACATCCACGCAAACGCCCTCCCGGGCATCACGCGACCCGAAGAAGGCGAAGAATACCGCGGGGGCGCGGGCTCCTCGAGGCCGATGGGCGCCACGCACCAGTCGTACGAGGAGATGGAGCGCGAGCGCGCGAAGAAGCGCTACGAAGAGTACCTCGACGAGCAGGACTCTGAGAAGCTTCCCAACGCGTTCGACCTCGGCGCGAAGCGGAACCTGCTGCACCTCTTTGGCCCCAAACCTCTACTATGGTTCGTCCCCGTCTGCAACACCACCGGCGACGGCTGGGCCTGGGAAGCCAGCCCCAACTGGTTGGCCGCCCGCGAGCGCCTCGCGAGGGAACGCCAGGAACAGCGCGCGCGCGAGATCAATGCCGGCTGGGGTACCGACGAGCCCCCGACGTTTATGCGCGAGGCGCCGCCCACCAAGCCCGACGGCGCGGGCCGACACTATCTAAcctcgcctcctcctcctccccctccctccAACGGTGGATCGCGTAAGACGCCCTCCAAGGCCGACCGGGTCCTGGGCCGCGACCCGAACCTGTACGCCGACGGGTTTCAAGAGTCGATGCCGATGCGGAAGCTCAGCCCGCGCGGCCGGGCGCTCGAGGACGAGCTCGACGACAGCGACCTCGACATGGAGgacccggcggcggcggagcaCCGCGCGCTGAACCTGGTGACCAACGGCGGGTGGGGACGGAGCGGGGCCAGCGGGCTGTTGAGGAAGCACAGCCCGTCGTCGCCGTCGTTTAGGGACCAGCCTGAGAATGATGATGATGTGGATTGA
- a CDS encoding peptidase M16 inactive domain-containing protein, which yields MSPEEQPKPQPRFRKVQSFKTDYAPCQISQYVSERSGMQVIVADRKGPKTNGYFTLATEIFDDSGAPHTLEHLVFMGSKNYRYKGLLDKLASRAYSGTNAWTATDHTAYTLESAGWEGFSQILPVYLEHVIVPVITDEACITEVHHIDGEGNDAGVVYSEMQAVQFKSAEIMDLRARRLLYPENVGFRYETGGMTEALRVLTPDRIRQFHRDMYQPRNLAVVIIGEADHNELLQILDEFEESIKDDLPPLDSPFKRPWIDSAQPPALKETIITTAEFPEEDESVGEITVAFYGPNCTNTIETSALNVLLTYLCGSSVSILENVIVEKEELASSVSYWWDARPNSVIWFQPTGVETDKLEFVEKRLVDLLKEVASKPLDMAYLTSCIHRERLQVKFQAEESEGFYSNNIITDYLFGKRDGSTLKDLQSLSEYEELEKWTDAQWRDFLRKWLSDAPHVSILGKPSHELAKKQKADEEARLAKRKEELGAEGLADLKKRLEAAKAKNDEPIPASVIDQWAVPGTESIHFIESDTARSGKAKSLGLVDNAAQKVIDGAKQGKDPLFIQFESVPTNFVHLTVYLGTSQVPIELKPLLPIFNDNFFNTPIMRDGEKVGFEQVVMELEQDTISYGLRSTRDYGDPDGVMIQFQIEPAKYSTVINWIRTMMFDSVFDIQRLKAGVQKHLADIPELKRDGRSMASEIDISIHMKKESYSVAKRALVRAIYLRRLKKLIASDPEKVLSWFEQLRKSLFTSNNVRILVTADVARLPEPVAAWDILSTQLGGSDELLPIVKPHTLLTKEGQNPGTVGATIVPMTTAESSYGVSTAKGITSFDDPRLPAIMVAIGYLETTEGPLWNSVRGQGLAYGSYFGRELDTGVIQYKVYRSPDASKAFSVSRETIRKIAEGEVEIDRHLKEGAISQVVVQFADEQSTMASSAAQNFMLGVVRSLPLDWHKKVMRDVRDVTDEQIKTVLKELVMPVFEPGKSNVVITCAPILQENIEKAFKEMGYKTDVQQLAYFHDDYGLKGDEDEEELEEDEEDESDDDEEDDSEGEYSDEESY from the exons ATGTCGCCTGAGGAGCAACCCAAGCCGCAGCCGCGGTTCCGCAAGGTCCAGAGCTTCAAGACGGACTACGCCCCGTGCCAAATCAGCCAGTATGTCTCGGAGAGGAGCGGCATGCAGGTGATTGTGGCCGATCGCAAGGGCCCCAAGACCAACGGCTACTTCACTCTCGCAACCGAGATCTTTGACGACTCGGGCGCCCCTCACACTCTCGAGCATCTGGTATTTATGGGCTCAAAGAACTACCGCTACAAGGGACTCCTCGACAAGCTGGCCTCCCGAGCCTACTCTGGGACGAACGCCTGGACTGCGACGGATCACACCGCGTACACGCTCGAGAGCGCTGGCTGGGAAGGCTTCTCACAGATCCTGCCAGTGTATCTCGAGCATGTCATCGTGCCCGTCATCACGGACGAGGCGTGCATCACCGAGGTGCACCACATTGACGGCGAGGGTAACGATGCGGGTGTTGTCTACTCAGAGATGCAGGCCGTGCAATTCAAGAGCGCCGAAATCATGGATCTACGCGCGCGCCGACTGCTGTACCCGGAGAACGTGGGCTTCCGCTACGAGACCGGAGGCATGACGGAGGCCCTCCGGGTTTTGACCCCTGACCGCATCCGCCAGTTCCACCGTGATATGTACCAGCCCCGTAACCTCGCCGTGGTCATCATTGGCGAAGCGGACCACAACGAGCTGCTGCAGATCCTGGACGAGTTCGAGGAGAGCATCAAGGACGATCTTCCGCCGCTGGATTCCCCTTTCAAGAG ACCTTGGATCGACTCAGCACAGCCTCCAGCGCTCAAGGAGACCATCATCACCACAGCCGAGTTCCCTGAAGAGGACGAATCCGTCGGCGAGATCACTGTGGCTTTCTACGGCCCCAACTGCACCAACACCATCGAGACGTCTGCGCTCAACGTCCTGCTGACCTATCTTTGCGGCTCCTCTGTGTCGATTCTCGAGAACGTCATTGTCGAAAAGGAGGAGCTTGCCAGCTCCGTGTCCTACTGGTGGGATGCCAGGCCCAACTCTGTGATCTGGTTCCAGCCGACTGGCGTCGAGACGGATAAGCTGGAATTTGTCGAGAAGAGACTCGTCGACCTACTCAAGGAAGTGGCATCGAAGCCTTTGGACATGGCATACCTGACCTCATGCATCCACCGCGAACGCCTTCAGGTCAAGTTCCAGGCCGAGGAGTCTGAGGGTTTCTACTCCAACAACATTATCACGGACTACCTTTTCGGCAAGCGTGACGGTTCGACGCTGAAGGACTTGCAGTCTCTGTCCGAGTACGAGGAGCTCGAGAAGTGGACCGACGCACAATGGAGGGACTTTTTGCGCAAGTGGCTGTCCGATGCTCCCCACGTCTCCATCCTCGGCAAGCCGTCCCACGAGCTCGCAAAGAAGCAAAAGGCCGACGAGGAAGCGAGGCTCGCAAAGAGAAAGGAGGAGCTCGGCGCCGAGGGTCTGGCTGACCTCAAGAAGCGCCTTGAGGCTGCCAAGGCCAAGAACGATGAGCCCATCCCGGCCTCCGTGATCGATCAGTGGGCTGTCCCCGGCACCGAGTCGATTCACTTCATCGAGTCTGACACGGCGAGGTCTGGAAAGGCCAAGAGCCTCGGCCTCGTTGACAACGCGGCGCAAAAGGTCATTGACGGCGCCAAGCAAGGAAAAGACCCCCTCTTCATCCAGTTCGAGAGCGTGCCGACCAACTTTGTGCACCTGACGGTCTATCTCGGGACATCACAGGTACCGATCGAGCTGAAGCCGTTGCTGCCCATCTTCAACGACAACTTCTTCAACACTCCCATCATGCGCGATGGAGAAAAGGTTGGCTTCGAACAGGTCGTCATGGAGCTGGAGCAGGACACCATTAGCTATGGTCTGCGCTCGACACGAGACTACGGCGACCCCGACGGCGTCATGATCCAGTTCCAAATCGAGCCCGCAAAGTACTCCACCGTCATCAACTGGATCCGCACCATGATGTTCGACAGCGTCTTCGACATCCAGCGCCTCAAGGCGGGCGTCCAGAAGCACCTGGCCGACATCCCCGAGCTGAAGCGTGACGGCAGATCCATGGCGTCCGAAATCGACATCTCCATCCACATGAAGAAGGAGTCCTACTCGGTCGCCAAGCGCGCACTCGTCAGAGCAATCTACCTGCGCCGCCTCAAGAAGCTCATCGCCTCCGACCCGGAAAAGGTCCTCTCCTGGTTCGAGCAGCTGCGCAAGTCCCTCTTCACCTCGAACAACGTGCGCATCCTCGTCACCGCCGACGTCGCCCGCCTGCCCGAGCCCGTGGCCGCCTGGGACATCCTCAGCACCCAACTCGGGGGCTCCGACGAGCTGCTCCCCATCGTCAAGCCGCACACCCTGCTCACAAAGGAGGGCCAGAACCCGGGTACCGTCGGCGCCACCATCGTGCCCATGACCACGGCCGAGAGCTCCTACGGCGTCAGCACGGCCAAGGGCATCACCTCCTTCGACGACCCCCGCCTCCCGGCCATCATGGTGGCCATCGGCTACCTCGAGACCACCGAGGGCCCCCTCTGGAACTCGGTCCGCGGGCAAGGGTTGGCGTACGGCTCGTATTTCGGCCGCGAGCTCGACACGGGCGTGATCCAGTACAAGGTGTACCGCTCGCCGGACGCCAGCAAGGCCTTTTCCGTGTCGCGCGAGACGATCCGCAAGATCGCCGAGGGCGAGGTCGAGATCGACCGCCACCTCAAGGAGGGCGCCATCAGCCAGGTCGTCGTGCAGTTCGCCGACGAGCAGTCGACCATGGCGTCGTCGGCGGCGCAGAACTTCATGCTCGGCGTCGTGCGCAGCCTGCCGCTCGACTGGCACAAGAAGGTCATGAGGGACGTCCGGGACGTGACGGACGAGCAGATCAAGACGGTGCTCAAGGAGCTCGTCATGCCTGTTTTCGAGCCGGGCAAGAGCAATGTCGTTATTACCTGCGCTCCGATCCTGCAAGAG AACATTGAAAAGGCGTTCAAGGAGATGGGGTACAAGACGGATGTCCAGCAACTCGCCTACTTCCACGACGACTACGGCCTCAAgggcgacgaggacgaggaggagctcGAGGAAGACGAGGAAGACGAGTCCGACGATGACGAAGAGGATGATAGCGAGGGCGAATACAGTGATGAAGAGTCGTATTAA
- a CDS encoding is centromere binding protein at prophase, which yields MMGNKTSRQKRNGHGKRHLTDSNLQHVNVSDTGRMPSDSRVKLAASERCSAIRHGIQPVDRRRRETTLGQAPTARHEVGSGARRTFPKLDLPHSISCLRPALTPGAPTEAAPRYRELREATRVTRARQRNETMAVETDQNASAHIGEAVVAFALEGRFPDEQVSSLSLSSSDLSPAIDALERAKGDLESEIHTINEETKGDVSSWVHNAKTLQEDILRSKRLADDIVRQSEAPQVSGKAIQDAKDHIQFLEKEVLYTNQLHDALRGIQHVNELLGEVEQAMNERRIIDSLRWLEKSWTELDAVPVNKKACRIMRLLDVRAFELKSHVHDVFDHVWASLVHTNLEAGSLAIYNKLDDEQMTLSEAIIGLQAYKEVEDRMSKLWHDVDKAIVFPRMDTQASSLPSIRETENVVELNGQAGRSIDELFTDLQKVVEFLAKRLTPDLLMFFSPIMMSDLVPRLISVWLDSEVPSNLKDLGRFQAVIESARRFCEVLEDNGFTGFTELKEWVGSAPSIWLAKCRETALDSVRVQMSNGLGATKQVEKVEKQMVSRSEGKELTANGVAGTVAEDDWGAEWGVDDDEEPEAKGDTQEEDDGADAWGWNDEEQTTETAQEETVQVEEKTADDEDDAADAWGWGDDDATEPTEPEPKPQAAKTPTKKHKTVSAEPDESREMVLKETYHISSMPEPVLELILALLEDGAALTQPEYVASSCQHGDPSNIDRYENSPVAAAAPGLFSLPTFALAMFRAVSPHYYSLDIGGNMFLYNDAMYLSEKLADLASTWKSRGDLTTRAQNMLRIDNDIKSLQNFATRAYTNELGLQKTVLRDLLGGDQSLMQQDELDSCVDSALARVRSMAVTWESILARSVWYQAVGSLLDGLSSKIIGDVMDASSIGQDDAYGIAKLIVKVTELDDLFLPSRTTGAAAADEIPTTAQYAATWLRLKYLSEVLQSNLNEVKYLWCDSELSLYFSADEVVDLIEASFDANPRMRETIRAIRETPSPVHG from the exons ATGATGGGGAACAAGACAAGCCGCCAGAAGCGCAACGGCCACGGCAAGCGCCACTTGACCGACTCCAATCTTCAACATGTCAACGTGTCAGACACGGGAAGGATGCCCTCAGACAGTCGTGTGAAGCTTGCAGCTTCGGAACGGTGCAGCGCAATACGCCATGGCATACAACCAGTTGACAGGCGAAGAAGAGAA ACTACGCTGGGCCAAGCGCCAACCGCTCGGCACGAGGTCGGATCGGGCGCGAG GCGAACCTTCCCAAAACTCGATCTACCGCATTCCATTTCCTGCTTGCGACCTGCCCTGACACCTGGCGCCCCGACCGAAGCGGCCCCGCGATATCGAGAGCTTCGAGAAGCCACACGTGTGACCCGCGCACGGCAGCGGAACGAGACGATGGCCGTCGAAACAGATCAGAATGCCTCTGCGCACATCGGAGAGGCCGTAGTTGCCTTTGCGCTCGAGGGGCGCTTCCCCGACGAGCAGGTGTCATCGCTGTCGCTGTCCTCTTCGGATTTGTCGCCTGCAATTGATGCGCTGGAACGGGCCAAGGGTGATTTGGAG TCTGAAATCCACACGATCAACGAAGAGACCAAGGGCGACGTCAGCTCGTGGGTGCACAATGCGAAAACACTACAGGAAGACATCTTGCGATCCAAGAGGCTGGCCGACGACATTGTCCGACAATCGGAAGCGCCGCAGGTTTCGGGAAAGGCCATACAAGATGCGAAGGACCACATTCAGTTTCTTGAGAAGGAGGTGCTATACACGAACCAGCTGCACGACGCCCTCAGGGGCATCCAGCATGTCAACGAGCTTTTGGGGGAGGTCGAGCAGGCGATGAACGAGCGGCGCATCATCGATTCGCTCCGGTGGCTGGAGA AATCTTGGACAGAGCTCGATGCCGTCCCAGTCAACAAGAAGGCATGCCGGATCATGAGGCTCCTTGACGTAAGGGCTTTCGAGCTAAAGTCACATGTTCACGACGTCTTCGACCACGTCTGGGCATCGCTTGTTCACACAAATCTCGAAGCCGGCTCCCTGGCAATCTACAACAAGTTGGATG ACGAGCAAATGACGCTATCGGAAGCCATCATTGGTCTCCAGGCCTACAAAGAGGTTGAAGACCGCATGTCCAAGCTGTGGCACGATGTCGACAAGGCCATTGTGTTTCCGCGCATGGACACGCAAGCTTCATCGCTGCCTTCCATCCGCGAGACTGAG AACGTTGTGGAATTGAATGGTCAAGCTGGCAGATCAATCGACGAGCTATTCACGGATCTCCAAAAGGTGGTTGAGTTCCTGGCCAAGAGACTGACACCGGACCTCCTCATGTTCTTCAGCCCCATCATGATGAGCGACCTGGTCCCGAGGCTCATCTCAGTCTGGCTCGACTCAGAAGTGCCCTCAAATCTCAAGGACCTCGGGAGGTTCCAGGCTGTCATCGAATCTGCACGGCGCTTTTGCGAGGTCCTTGAAGACAACGGATTCACTGGGTTTACGGAGCTCAAGGAATGGGTTGGTAGTGCGCCGTCAATATGGCTTGCAAAGTGCAGAGAAACAGCCCTTGATTCGGTCAGGGTGCAAATGTCAAACG GTCTCGGCGCCACAAAGCAAGTCGAAAAGGTGGAAAAGCAAATGGTGTCTCGGTCCGAAGGCAAGGAGTTGACGGCGAACGGTGTAGCCGGTACCGTCGCAGAAGATGACTGGGGCGCGGAATGGGGAGtcgacgatgacgaggaaCCGGAAGCCAAAGGCGACACACAAGAGGAAGACGACGGTGCTGATGCCTGGGGATGGAACGATGAGGAGCAAACTACAGAGACCGCCCAAGAGGAGACGGTGCAGGTTGAGGAAAAGACGGCAGACGATGAGGACGACGCAGCCGACGCGTGGGGTTGGGGGGATGATGATGCGACAGAGCCAACGGAGCCAGAACCGAAGCCTCAAGCAGCAAAGACGCCGACGAAGAAACACAAGACGGTATCTGCTGAGCCAGATGAGAGCAGGGAGATGGTTCTCAAGGAGACGTACCACATCTCCTCCATGCCGGAGCCGGTGCTGGAGCTTATACTGGCCCTCCTCGAAGACGGCGCGGCTCTGACACAGCCCGAGTATGTTGCGAGCTCATGCCAACACGGTGATCCTTCTAACATTGATAGGTACGAAAACAGTCCAGTGGCAGCCGCCGCGCCGGGCCTCTTCAGTTTGCCGACATTCGCATTAGCCATGTTTCGAGCAGTGTCGCCGCACTACTACTCACTCGACATTGGCGGGAACAT GTTCCTCTACAACGATGCCATGTATTTGTCTGAGAAGCTGGCTGATTTGGCATCAACGTGGAAGTCACGCGGGGATCTCACCACACGCGCCCAGAACATGCTGCGCATAGACAACGACATCAAGAGCCTGCAGAACTTTGCGACGCGCGCATACACTAACGAGCTGGGGTTGCAGAAAACGGTGCTGCGAGATCTGCTAGGAG GCGATCAAAGTCTCATGCAGCAGGATGAACTGGACAGTTGCGTGGACTCGGCACTAGCGCGGGTCAGATCCATGGCGGTGACATGGGAATCGATTCTCGCACGCTCGGTGTGGTACCAGGCGGTGGGGTCGCTCCTGGATGGGCTGTCGTCCAAGATTATCGGGGATGTCATGGACGCGTCGTCCATCGGACAGGACGACGCGTACGGGATCGCGAAGCTCATTGTAAAGGTCACGGAGCTCGACGACCTCTTTCTGCCGTCGCGGACCACGggggcggcggcagcagaCGAGATTCCGACAACGGCGCAGTACGCGGCCACGTGGCTCCGTCTCAAGTACCTGAGCGAGGTGCTCCAGTCCAACCTCAATGAGGTCAAGTACCTCTGGTGCGACAGCGAGCTCAGCCTGTACTTTTCGGCGGACGAGGTCGTGGACCTCATTGAGGCTAGCTTCGACGCTAACCCGCGGATGAGGGAGACCATCCGGGCGATTCGGGAGACCCCCAGCCCCGTGCACGGctaa